CCTTTCTCATTCGTTTTATGTAGTTTCTCAGATTGCGTGACGGTCACACCGTGCCAATGGAGAACCGTTACAAAGAAAAGCTATACAGGGAAAACTCTAACATGCAAGAAAAAGATTCAAGAAAAGCTGTATTTGTTTCTCGTTTTTTAGGTTTATTGAAAGACAACTCTCTTACTCAGAGCGAGTTATCTAAAATAGTAAAAATTTCACAAGCTACAATTTCGGCGTACAGTCTCGGAAAAACTACCCCAAAATCAGAGGAACTATGCCGAATTGCTTCATATTTCGGTGTCTCCATGGACTACCTCTGGGGTGTCTCTGATATCCCCATCCAAGCTACCGACACAGCAAACATTCAGGAATCCGAATGGCAGCAGAGAGCTCAAACAGCAGAACAGAAGCTCAAACACCTCAAAAGCCTTCTCGCCGACGTTGGCTCTGACATCGAATCTCTCGGCGGCACCGTCGGCAAACTCCTCAAATTCATCTCCGAATAATCATGACCATAAAAGAAGCTATTGCACTTGTATTCAAATTGAAGAACCAATCGTCTCTTCATGTGAATGAAATTACAGAATACATTAAATCAAATATTGATGAGTATAAAGACCAGGAATCTACGGATATCCAAAAAAGGGTGAATGCATTTCTTGCTGCCAGCGTCAAAAGCAAAACAAACAAAATCTACAAAAAAACGATCAACCCCAAAACTGGACGTCCCAAAAAAGGAGTCTATTCTATTGCTCCTCCTAAAAAGATAAAATCCTCAATCCGCCCAGACAAAAACTCACAAACTGCTCTCCCTCTATTTCCTGCACAGCAACAGCCTCAAGCATCATCCTTCAATGAAACAGGGATAACGGCAAATACCGGAAAACTATATTTCGGCAAAGCAGGAGAATTTGCAGTAGTCAGCGAATTATTATTCAGAGGCTACAGTGCCAGCATCATGTCCGTTGATGAAGGAATTGACATCACAGCTTCAAAAAATGACAAATTCTTTTTCATCCAAGTAAAGACAACCCTGTTTGCTGACAACAAAATATCCGTCACAATAAAGCCAAACAACTTTGTCAACAACACAAATACAAATATTTTTTACACCATTGTTTTCAGATACCTGACAAACAGCGCTTACATCAATCGCTACATAATTTTAAGTTCCATTGATTTAGAACGACTCATCAGAAAAGGCGCCATCAGTTATCCAAACGGTAATGTATCCATTAAAATCAGAATGAATAACGGGAAACTCGAATTCTACAACGGAAACATCACCGAAGAAGTTGATTACTATTATTTAGACAACTTCGACATGATCAAATAACGATATAATTTTCTGAATAAATCTTATTAAAAAAATATTCGACCCAAAAAATAAATAATGGAACATTCTAAACAAATTGCAGTAAATCGTCTTTATCTTGATGTCCGGAATCCACGTATTCCATATGAAAAAAATATGCATGAGAACAAACTAATAGATACTCTAATTGCAGACGATCCTAAAGATTTTTTAGAAACGATGCAACGCATCCAGCGGGAAGGATATATTCCATCAAAACCAATTGTTGCACTTAAAGTCGGAAGACGTTTTAAAGTCATGGATGGAAATCGACGAACAGCAATTATGAAGTTATTATTAGGCTATGTTGATGTTAAAAAATTGAAAAATATTTCTCCATCAATACGAGAAACCATACAAAAAACAAGTGAAATCTGGAAAGATAAGAATAAAAAAATTCCTCTTTGCGAAGCATCGTCAGAAAAAGACATACAAGCAATAGCCTTTATTCAGATGGAGCATGTTAAAAATGCTCCAGGATCAGGCAAGGACTGGGGTATTCTCATGAGACATCGATATGATAATCCAAATAGTCCTTATATTGTATTAATCGACAATTTTCTTAATTATTGCAAACAGAAAATATCTGTTGAGCTTTTTCACAAATGGACAACAGATTATCCCCTAACATTGTTACAGGAAACCCTGAAAAGAGGTCAACTGGAATCTGTCCTTAATCTGAACATAGATGAGCTGAGTAAACTGTATCCTCATAATCTTGATGTAGATCTAGTTGATAACATAACAAAGCTGCTCATGAAATTAGGGAAAGCAGATGATAAGGATTATCTTACATACTCAGATGTCCGCGATGGATCATTCCCGGGAAAGCTCACAACTGAGTATCACCTCTACCCTGTTGAAGATGTAGATAAGCAGGAAAGGTTAAGCAAGATGAATTTTGAACAACAAATTCGGAATTCATCTGAAAATCAAAATCCTTCATCTCCATCTACCGATCAAACTTCTCCTCGCAAATCTAATAATAAAAAAATAAACCTTATTCCAGAATGCATAGATAATATAAAAAAATCTTGTTGTAAATCTGAATGCTATAAATCAATCAGATGTATTGAAGAACTCAGTAAAATTACAAAAAAGAATTCTTTTCTCCCTAATGCATCAGCTTTCCTACTCCGATGTATATTAGAATATGCAGTCAAACACGCAATACGAACAATGGGACTTGAACTATATCCACTTGGAAAATTAAAAAATTATTGTAGAGAATTGTATCGCAGAGATTTTTTCAAAAAACAATTCCCTCAAACCCATGAATTTTTGAATCGTGTAGCTAATACAGAAAACTCTGGATCTGCCCGTGATCAACTCAATAATTTTGTTCATTGTGATAGTTGGCAACCAAGCCAGGAAGACATCACAACTTTGATCGAGAATATAACTCCCCATCTAGTCACTCTTTTTGAGTCCGTCACACCACAGGCACAAGCTCCAAGCACGGAGTCGCCGGCATCTTCACCTTGTTCCCAAGAATAAAAACTTCTTTGCCCATGACTTTAGTGCGTGCGCTATACTGTAAATTGAATATGAACTGACGAAATCCTGCATAAAGATCGCGAATCGCTTCTTCAGTATCATACGATACAATCCAATGTTCATTGGATAATACCTCTTTGATCACTTGAGCTACATTGGCATGATCATTGTGTCCATAGGAATTTAAGTACAATTGCTGTCCCTTATGGTAATATGGAGGATCGCAATAGACAAAGCACTTTCCTTGTGACATCAAAGGAATACGTTGGATAAAATTGATCGCATCTTCATGGTAAAGCAAGATACGATCTGAAAATGATGCATAGGATCGGGCTAATTTCGCCAATCTCTCCCGATAAAATCGAGCATCCATTTTATAATTACCTTTCTGTTCAAGTCCGCCAATAACCCCACCACTGATTACTCCAGAAAAATTCGTACGATTTAAATAAAAAAAAGCAAACCCTACATCTTCGCGAGAATAATTCTCAAACCTTTGTATTATGGTTCTCATCTTTTTCCACTCATCAACATTCAAAACAGCGGAATCGATCCGATGAGCAAATCTTTCTGGATCATCTCTGAGAGATTCCCAAAACATCAATAGTTGAGGACACTTGTCATTGAGATGGACTCTAGCTACCTTTCCAGAAAATAAAAGTTCCATAGCAACTCCTGCTCCGCCCGCATAGGGTTCTACATAATCACAACCTTCCAAACCATTCTCCGCAATCAACGACGCCACAAATGGGGCTAATCTCTGCTTTCCTCCCGGATAACGTAACAGGGTTTTTATATTGCGGCCTACCATATTTTTCCTATGTATCCTACACACATCTACCTCCATAAGTCAAATGTATCATGGAGAAATTGGTTCTAGGATTTGGAAGACACAAAAAAGCGACCGGGGTGGCCTGCTAAGCAGGCGGCGAGTATCGCGCAGAATGCGTGACTGCGTAAACAGAAACAGGTCAGCCCTCCCTCCGAGAGATCACTTGACAAGAGTACAGAAAACTTGTACGTTTTATTCATGACCCCATTATCCCTTTCATACAGTGAAGCCCGGCAGCATCTGGCCGATACCATCAAAACCTGCGTTGACGATTCCGTGCCCGTCATCATCAAATCGCGGCAGCGAGAAGTAGTCATGATCCCCCGTGAAGAATACGACTCGTGGATGGAAACCATCCACCAGCTAGACACCCCGTCCAACATACGCCACCTGGACCAGTCCCTCGAAGAAAAACGTCGTGGGGAAACCATCATCATGACAGCGGACGACCTCATGAACTTCATGAACACCCCTGGAGCATGAAACTTGAATTCTCCAAAACAGCCCTGTCAGATCTCGCCTTTTGGAAAAAGGCAGATCGCAAGGCTGCGCAGAAAGTAACCGCCCTATTGTTGGAAATACTTGAAACTCCCTATGCTGGCAAAGGCAAACCCGAGCAGCTTGTCGGCAACCTCTCCGGTTACTGGTCCCGTCGCATCAACACCAAAGACCGCATCATCTATTCCGTAGACGAAGAAACGGCAACCATCTTCATCCGCTCCCTCCGCAAACACTACGAATAGCCCTCCCCCCTAGAACTGCACCCGCTTGGCAGATTCCAGACTTTAATCCAAGTTTCAATTCACGTACCGAGTAGGGTGAAGCAAAAGCAGGATTATAAACTACTCCGCTTGTTATATGCTTCTGCATCACCTGATAATAAAAAGCCCCTGTTCCCAGGGGCTATAAGTCATTCTTAATATATAAATATATACATAACCCTAGTAAAAAAAATCATTCTTTTTTATCTTCTTTTCTCACAACGTCTTTAATATTTCTTTTGACTGCTCTTATTATATTTTTATAATCGGAATCTTTCTTTTGCATTCCTTTCAAAAAAATAGAAACCTTTTGAATATTCAATCTTTCTTTTTCTTCAGGAGTTTTTTCAGATTGGATATTTTGGATAATTTCATCAGACATACTATAAAGATAGTTAGTATTCATAATTCTTGTCACATACTTATTTCATTCACTAGGAACAGGTTCTCCATTAATGTAAAAAATCATTCTATCAGAAACAGGTTCAAAAACATGTTCTGCAAAATTTTCCACTAATTCTAATTCATATTCATCCAAATCACGTACCTTATGAAATAGTTCTTTCGCCTCATCTCTATCAATGACAAAACCATGATCGGGGTAACCCGTTACCAAACGGGATAAACAATCTTTTTTCAAATTTTTACTATTTTTTTCAAGCCGTTCACCATACTTACTAGCTATTCTTAAATATCTTTCGTATTCTCCTAGCCTTAATGGGTTAATTTGCTCACTGATTGGAGATATAATAGATTTTGTAATATTTACAGCGATTTCAGATGCTTTACTATACGATATACCTTTTCCTTTCAAATCAAAAGATATTTTATTAAAAATAGATAATGCTTGTTCTTGAAGTTGTTGAATAGATTCCTTAACAACAAGACCAGACTCGCGAGATGCTATATCATCTTCACGTAAAACCTGAACATCAAGAGGGCCCAATTCCCCCACATCAGATACAACAACTTCATTAGATCCACACACACATAGAGTTCCAGCACTTTTGCATGGACCTATAATTAGGCTTGATGAAGAAGAATAATTATTTTGAATTAATCTTGCAACTCTGTATGCAACATCTAGCGATCCGCCATAAGTAACCAAAATAAACAATAATTTTTCATTCTTGCTTTTCCGCCAAGTAAATTGTTCTCTGACTTTTATATACGAAAAATAAGACATATCCCCATTCAGGAGAAATACATCGCATTTTTTTTCATGAGCTATTTTATTAGCTACTTCTACAATTTTCATTTTCTTAGGAGCGGCCATAGAATTCACTCTCTTCATAGACCCAATAGTATAATTTGCAAGTCAATTCCGTAATATTACTCAATATTAATACGTTATAGAGACATCCGTTTCTACCACATTCAACTCAAATCCTCCAATACTCCGCCGCCAGCACCTTCGACATCGTAGCCCTGTCATGTGCCTACTGCAACTATGGCATGATTTGCCAGTACCTTTCAGCCGCTTCCCTGTACACCCGCGCCCTGTAATGCCTCAACGTAACGTCATCAGTATCATGTCCAAGCTGTGTTCTAAGGTGATTGATATCGTTCGTAACAGCGAGAAGGTACGATGCGTATGAATGCCGGCAAATGTTCTCAAGTCCTTTTCCCACGATCCCAGCTTGTTTCCTGCACTTCTTCCAGTCGTTTTCCCAATTCACAGGCAGGAACCCTCCCGTCCTCTTCGAGGGTGGAACTTTCTCCATCCAGGCTTTCAACGTATCATTGACCTCGACAAGTCTGAATGATCCAGTCTTTGACGTTTTCCCGTTAATCCTAATAACTCTATGCTCATCAAGATCAACATCATCCCATCTTAACCTCCGAAGCTCAGATAGCCGGATACCTGAAAACAGCAGCAAGGCAACAGGCAATTGAGTCTTTTTGTAAGACATCATCCTTTCTGCCTGTTCGGGAGTAACGACGCATATATCCCTAGAGACCGTCTTCTTTTTTGAAAGAGCCTCTGCCGGGTTGCGCTCTATGAACATCATACGTGCTGCATAGGAAAAAAAACCAGATGCGACTCCCAACGCCTCATTGAACATAGAGTCTGTTCTGGTGTCCTTTGTGATAATGTCAGACAATTCAACTGAGGATATAGATCCAATCTGCCGCTTCATTACCTTTGCAAGGATCTTTTCGAGCCTGTTGATTTTCTCAAAAACGTATCTGCTCAATCCGGCCTTGCTGTCCACAAATAGAGTCCAGACATCTTCCAGCGGTGTTTCTGTCTTATAAACTGCGTTCGTGCGTATCCAGGCTCTGGCAGCATCACTTAGGGACGTTCCATATGGAGCAAGTAACGACATGGCCGCCATTGCGTCCTGTATCTGCGCTGCGTTCAAAGATTGTGACGATTCCCCCTCTTTTGAGATCTTATTGAGGAAATCCTTTCGCCACTCTGAAGCTTTTTTCTTCGACTCAAAGCGCAGAGTCATTCTTTTCCCGGTAGAAGAGTAACGAGCTGGAACGAATATCCTGAAATAGGAACCATCCTTATGAACAGTCAATGAGGGTAAGGGCATGATTTTGGCTCAATTTGGCTCAACTCATTGTCTAGATTTGTCCGATTTTGTCTATCAAAAACATTTTTACGAGCCTCTTACAACAACACTTAATAGACTATTTTTTAGTTAGTTATGTTATGGCGGCCACGACGAGAATCGAACTCATATCTACCCTTTAGGAGAGGGTCGTTCTATCCATTGAACTACGGGGCCGTTAACGGGGCAAGAGTATAGAGAATTGACGAAGGGGAGACAAGCGGGATTTTGCAGCATGGCAGATGTAATTCATAAGATCTGATGGTGAGTCCCTTGTAGGAAAAGACTTTTCCTGTTTTCCTTCCTTTCCTGAATTCCATACCGAATCCCGGTAGGGAATCCTGCCCGGCCGAGACAAAAAACGAGAGCCGCCCCCCGATCAAGGGAGCGGCTCCGAGAGTCAAATTCCGGTATTGGTTTGACTGGAGGGGATGATTACATCATGCCGCCCATGCCACCCATTCCGCCCATGTCGGGAGCGCCGCCACCGCAGCTGCACTTCTTCTCGGGAAGGTCAGCGATGAGGCATTCCGTGGTAAGCAGGAGGCCGGAGATGGAGGCAGCATGCTGAAGAGCGGAGCGGGTCACCTTGGTCGGGTCGACGACACCGGCGGCAAGCAGATCTTCATACTTGTCAGTCACGACGTTGTAACCCATGTTCGCCTGGTCCATCTTCTTGACGTTGGCAACGATAAGAGCGCCTTCGCGGCCGGCATTGGAAGCAAGCTGGCGAAGCGGTGCTTCGATAGCACGATACACAATCTGGGCACCGGTCGCTTCGTCACCTTCGAGCGTCAGTTTTTCAATCGCGCTTTGGGCACGGATGAGGGCAACGCCGCCGCCGGGAACAATACCTTCTTCCACGGCTGCGCGGGTAGCATGCAGAGCATCGTCCACACGGGCCTTCTTTTCCTTCATTTCGGTTTCGGTAGCGGCACCCACATGGATGACGGCTACGCCGCCGGCCAGTTTGGCAAGGCGTTCCTGAAGTTTTTCGCGGTCGTAATCGGAGGTTGTATCTTCGATCTGACGGCGAATCTGGGACACACGAGCGGAGATGGCTTCGGAAGAACCGCTGCCTTCCACAATCACGGTGTCATCCTTGGAGACAACGATGCGCTTGGCCTGTCCGAGATCTTCGAGTCCGACATTTTCCAGCTTGAGACCGAGGTCTTCGGTGATGCACTTGCCACCGGTAAGGATGGCGATGTCTTCAAGCATGGCCTTGCGGCGGTCGCCGAAGCCGGGAGCCTTGACAGCGCAGATATTGAGGACGCCGCGGAGGCGGTTCACAACGAGAGTTGCGAGGGCTTCGCCTTCAATGTCTTCGGCAATGACGAGGAACGGACGGCCGGTCTTGGCAACCTTTTCCAGAAGAGGAAGGAAATCCTTGAGGTTGGTGATCTTCTTCTCATGGATGAGAATGTAGGGATTTTCCAAAATGGCTTCCATCGTTTCCGCATTGGTCACGAAATAGGGAGACAGGTACCCCTTGTCGAACTGCATGCCTTCCACCACGTCAAGCGTGGTTTCGATGCCTTTGGCTTCTTCTACAGTGATCGTGCCGTCCTTGCCGACCTTGTCCATGGCTTCGGCGATAATCTGGCCGATTTCAGCGTCCCAGTTAGCGGAAACGGTAGCGACCTGGGCAACTTCCTTGGCGGAATCGACAGGCTTGCTGATCACCTTGAGTTCTTCCACGATGGCATCGGCAGCTTTCATGATGCCGCGCTGCAGGGAGATCGGGTTGGCTCCGGCAGTCACGTTGCGGAGACCTTCGCGGTAGATGCTTTCGGCAAGCACGGTCGCAGTCGTCGTTCCGTCGCCGGCGATGTCGTTGGTCTTGGAGGAAACTTCGCGAACAAGCTGAGCGCCCATGTTTTCATAGGGATCTTCCAGTTCGATTTCCTTGGCCACGGTAACACCGTCCTTGGTAATCATGGGAGAGCCAAACTTCTTGTCGATCACGACATTGCGTCCGGCAGGCCCGAGCGTGCTCTTGACAGCCTTGGCGATTTTTTCCACGCCGCGAAGAAGGGACTGGCGTGCGGGTTCTTCAAATTCAATTTGTTTAGCCATAATAATGTGTCTTGGTAATTGTTAAATAAGTGTCCTGGATTTCAGGGAAAATGTTTTAGCCGATGATGCCGAGAATATCGGTTTCGGAGATGATCACATAATCAACGCCATCAATCTTGACGTCCGTGCCACCGTAACGGGAGGTCAGAACGCGGTCGCCAACTTTGACAGTGAATTCGATCAGCTTACCCTGGTCATCACGACCGCCGGTACCTACGGCGATCACTTCTGCTTCCTGGGGCTTTTCCTTGGCAGTGTCCGGCAGGAAAAGACCGCCAGCCGTTTTCTGTTCAGCTTCGATGCGTTTGATAAGAACGCGCTGTCCGAGTGGTTTGATTGTAGCCATATGTTTTAGTTATTATGTATGTTGGTTTGTTCTACCGTTTTGTAGAAATGCGTCTTGTTATTCAAGAATCGGAGGTCCGCACGGAATGTCCATTTCCCGGACATCCCGTGCAGACGATGAGGGTTATTTGTCGTCGTCAACGATTTCAGCGTCGACAACACGGCCTTTAGCCTTGCGGGGCTCGCCGGAGTCTTCCGGAGCATCGGCAGGAGAGGCTCCCGGCATGGGGCCGGCACCTGCACCCTGAGCAGCCTGGGCGGCACGGTTAAGATCTTCGAGCTTGCGTTCGAGAGCTTCCTTGGCGCTCTTGGCGGCGTCCACATCCTTCTTCTCAACAGCTTCGCGGAGAGTCTTGATGCGGGCTTCCAGATCGCTCTTGAGGTCGGCGGGCACCTTGTCTCCAAGGTCCTTGAGCTGACGTTCCACGGAGAAGGCGAGGGAATCGGCCTGGTTGATGACTTCGATGTTTTCGGCACGCTTCTTGTCTTCTTCGGCGTGGGCTTCGGCATCACGTTTGGCACGTTCGATTTCATCCTTGGAAAGGCCGCTGGATCCCTGGATGGAGATCTGCTGTTCCTTGCCCGTCCCCTTGTCCTTGGCGGACACGTGGAGAATGCCGTTGGCATCGATATCGAACGTCACTTCGATCTGGGGCACTCCACGCGGAGCGGGGGCAATGCCATCAAGCTTGAAGTTGCCCAAAAGCTTATTGTCTTCGAACATCTTGCGTTCACCCTGGCAGATACGGATGTCCACAGCAGGCTGGTTGTCGGCCGCCGTCGAGAACACCTGGCTCTTGCGAACCGGGATGGTCGTGTTGCGGTCGATCATCGGCGTTGCGATACCGCCCATCGTTTCGATGGAAAGCGTCAGAGGAGTCACGTCGAGCAGAAGGACGTCATTCACGTCTCCCTGGAGAACACCGCCCTGAATGGCGGCGCCGACCGCGACGACTTCGTCCGGATTCACCCCCTTGTGAGGTTCCTTACCTGCGAGGCGGTGAGCCATTTCCTGAACGGCCGGCATACGGGTCATGCCACCGACGAGCACGAGTTCATTGATGTCGGACTTGGAAATACCGGCTTCCTGAATAGCTCCTTCGGTAGGGCGCTTCGTGCGATCCAGCAGATTTTCTGTAAGCTGTTCGAGCTTGCTGCGGGTCAGCGTCAGCTGGATGTGCTTCGGTCCCGTGGCATCGGCCGTAATGAACGGCAGGCTGATATCGTAGGACTGGGTGGACGAAAGGGCAATCTTGGCCTTTTCGGCTTCTTCCTTAATACGCTGGATAGCGTCGGCCTGCTTGGAAATATCCATGCCGTTGGCAGCCTGGAACTCGTCCAGTATCCACTTGACGATGGCATTATCCCAGTCATCGCCGCCAAGGTGGGTATCACCGTCGGAAGCCATTACTTCGAATACACCGTCGCCGATGTCAAGGACGGACACGTCGAAAGTGCCGCCGCCGAGGTCATAGACGGCAATCTTTTCATTGCTCTTCTTGTCGAGTCCGTAGGCCAACGCGGCAGCCGTCGGTTCATTAATGATACGGCGTACTTTCAGGCCGGCGATTTCACCGGCGGCTTTCGTCGCATTACGCTGGGCGTCGTTGAAGTAGGCTGGCACGGTGATCACGGCTTCCGTAATCGTTTCGCCAAGCTTGGCTTCAGCGTCGGACTTCAGTTTACCGAGCACCATCGCTCCGATTTCCTGGGGAGAAAATACCTTCTTCTCTCCGGCAATTTCCACTTCGATGTGGGCATCGCCATTAGGGGCTTCAACGATAGCGTAAGGAACGTTTTTGTCTTCCGCGCTCAGTTCGCTGAACTTGCGCCCGATCAAGCGCTTGGCCGAGAAAATCGTGTTTCTGGGGTTAGTGACAGCCTGGCGTTTGGCTGCCTGGCCGACGATGCGTTCGCCGCTCTTGGTGAACGCGACGATGGAAGGAGTCGTACGGGCTCCTTCGCTGTTTTCAAGGACGGTCGCCTGACCGCCTTCCATGACGGCCATACAGGAGTTGGTCGTCCCAAGGTCAATACCGAGAATCTTGCTCATAATTGTTTTATTCCTCTCTTGATTTTATTTGTTAGTAGATCATGGATGCTCCCCCTCCGGAAGCAATCCTCACTTGTTTCGATACTTTCTTTAGTGCAAATGTCGTGCCAATTTTTCGACACAGGACTTCAAATACATATAACCATCTTACTATCAACAATATTTTAATTGGAAAAACAAAACACTCTACAATTGATATCTCCTATTCCTAGTTGGAATACCCACAATAAGTGTGACATTTTAACCCACCTAGGACATTTCGTCACACTCATATGTGACAGAATGCTCCACCGTCAGACGCCTCATCCACTCGTCGTACTGGATGAGATTGAGACGACCGTCCGATTCCTCAATAATAGCCGTCATGGACTCGACCCAGTCTCCGCAGTTCATGTAATGGATATTGCCGATCCATTTGTCTGCGCCATGGTGGATGTGTCCGGCAATCATGCCGTCGCAGCGGCTCCTTCTTGCCATGTTTTCGAGCTGTTTCTCATAATCTCCGATAAAGTTGACAGCACTTTTAACCTTCTGTTTGATGGCTTTGGAAACGGAATAATATTCCTTGCCGCGCCATGCACGGAACCTGTTATAAAAACGGTTGATCCACAGAAGAACATCGTATCCCAGGGAACCGAGGAGAGCCAGCCACCGGAAATGGGAGCATACGTTGTCAAACCCGTCCCCATGAATACATAAATAAGTCCTTCCGCTGCGCGTCGTATGGACGTATTCGCCAGCCAGACGAAGCTTGCCCAACGTCATAGGCATGAACTTCTCCATCACCTCGTCGTGGTTCCCGCGGAGATAGACAATCTCAGTCTGTTCCCGGTCCATTTTCCTCAACAAGGCACGAACGAGCCTGCCGTGCTTGTTGCGCCAAACGGACCCGCGAGACAAGGCCCATGCATCAATGATGTCTCCGACCAATACGATCTTGTCTGCCCGGATATGTTTCAGGAACCTCCGGCATTCATCCGCTTTACAATCCTTGGTTCCGAGATGGATATCGGAAAGAAACACCGTCCGGCACGTATGCACGGCATCCCGGGGAGCCCGACCGGAACCGCGTATTTCCGGTTGCAGAAGACACAGACGGAGCAGTTGTTCCACTTCTCCATGAATTCGTCGGGAATCCATGGGAAACGTCATTTCCCGGGCATTCCGCCGCATGGAATCATCCGTTCCCGCAGAACCGGCCAGAGCGTCCAGTATCTTCATACAGGAGTAATCGTCATCGGGCTCAAAACAATGCACAGGCGAGGCATCGCCTTCGTTCATACTATCTGCACAATCCCCCGTACAGGGACAAACAACA
This is a stretch of genomic DNA from Akkermansia sp. N21116. It encodes these proteins:
- a CDS encoding helix-turn-helix transcriptional regulator is translated as MQEKDSRKAVFVSRFLGLLKDNSLTQSELSKIVKISQATISAYSLGKTTPKSEELCRIASYFGVSMDYLWGVSDIPIQATDTANIQESEWQQRAQTAEQKLKHLKSLLADVGSDIESLGGTVGKLLKFISE
- a CDS encoding type II toxin-antitoxin system prevent-host-death family antitoxin, giving the protein MTPLSLSYSEARQHLADTIKTCVDDSVPVIIKSRQREVVMIPREEYDSWMETIHQLDTPSNIRHLDQSLEEKRRGETIIMTADDLMNFMNTPGA
- a CDS encoding Txe/YoeB family addiction module toxin encodes the protein MKLEFSKTALSDLAFWKKADRKAAQKVTALLLEILETPYAGKGKPEQLVGNLSGYWSRRINTKDRIIYSVDEETATIFIRSLRKHYE
- a CDS encoding tyrosine-type recombinase/integrase, yielding MTLRFESKKKASEWRKDFLNKISKEGESSQSLNAAQIQDAMAAMSLLAPYGTSLSDAARAWIRTNAVYKTETPLEDVWTLFVDSKAGLSRYVFEKINRLEKILAKVMKRQIGSISSVELSDIITKDTRTDSMFNEALGVASGFFSYAARMMFIERNPAEALSKKKTVSRDICVVTPEQAERMMSYKKTQLPVALLLFSGIRLSELRRLRWDDVDLDEHRVIRINGKTSKTGSFRLVEVNDTLKAWMEKVPPSKRTGGFLPVNWENDWKKCRKQAGIVGKGLENICRHSYASYLLAVTNDINHLRTQLGHDTDDVTLRHYRARVYREAAERYWQIMP
- a CDS encoding DNA adenine methylase; this translates as MVGRNIKTLLRYPGGKQRLAPFVASLIAENGLEGCDYVEPYAGGAGVAMELLFSGKVARVHLNDKCPQLLMFWESLRDDPERFAHRIDSAVLNVDEWKKMRTIIQRFENYSREDVGFAFFYLNRTNFSGVISGGVIGGLEQKGNYKMDARFYRERLAKLARSYASFSDRILLYHEDAINFIQRIPLMSQGKCFVYCDPPYYHKGQQLYLNSYGHNDHANVAQVIKEVLSNEHWIVSYDTEEAIRDLYAGFRQFIFNLQYSARTKVMGKEVFILGNKVKMPATPCLELVPVV
- the dnaK gene encoding molecular chaperone DnaK; translation: MSKILGIDLGTTNSCMAVMEGGQATVLENSEGARTTPSIVAFTKSGERIVGQAAKRQAVTNPRNTIFSAKRLIGRKFSELSAEDKNVPYAIVEAPNGDAHIEVEIAGEKKVFSPQEIGAMVLGKLKSDAEAKLGETITEAVITVPAYFNDAQRNATKAAGEIAGLKVRRIINEPTAAALAYGLDKKSNEKIAVYDLGGGTFDVSVLDIGDGVFEVMASDGDTHLGGDDWDNAIVKWILDEFQAANGMDISKQADAIQRIKEEAEKAKIALSSTQSYDISLPFITADATGPKHIQLTLTRSKLEQLTENLLDRTKRPTEGAIQEAGISKSDINELVLVGGMTRMPAVQEMAHRLAGKEPHKGVNPDEVVAVGAAIQGGVLQGDVNDVLLLDVTPLTLSIETMGGIATPMIDRNTTIPVRKSQVFSTAADNQPAVDIRICQGERKMFEDNKLLGNFKLDGIAPAPRGVPQIEVTFDIDANGILHVSAKDKGTGKEQQISIQGSSGLSKDEIERAKRDAEAHAEEDKKRAENIEVINQADSLAFSVERQLKDLGDKVPADLKSDLEARIKTLREAVEKKDVDAAKSAKEALERKLEDLNRAAQAAQGAGAGPMPGASPADAPEDSGEPRKAKGRVVDAEIVDDDK
- the groL gene encoding chaperonin GroEL (60 kDa chaperone family; promotes refolding of misfolded polypeptides especially under stressful conditions; forms two stacked rings of heptamers to form a barrel-shaped 14mer; ends can be capped by GroES; misfolded proteins enter the barrel where they are refolded when GroES binds), with product MMAKQIEFEEPARQSLLRGVEKIAKAVKSTLGPAGRNVVIDKKFGSPMITKDGVTVAKEIELEDPYENMGAQLVREVSSKTNDIAGDGTTTATVLAESIYREGLRNVTAGANPISLQRGIMKAADAIVEELKVISKPVDSAKEVAQVATVSANWDAEIGQIIAEAMDKVGKDGTITVEEAKGIETTLDVVEGMQFDKGYLSPYFVTNAETMEAILENPYILIHEKKITNLKDFLPLLEKVAKTGRPFLVIAEDIEGEALATLVVNRLRGVLNICAVKAPGFGDRRKAMLEDIAILTGGKCITEDLGLKLENVGLEDLGQAKRIVVSKDDTVIVEGSGSSEAISARVSQIRRQIEDTTSDYDREKLQERLAKLAGGVAVIHVGAATETEMKEKKARVDDALHATRAAVEEGIVPGGGVALIRAQSAIEKLTLEGDEATGAQIVYRAIEAPLRQLASNAGREGALIVANVKKMDQANMGYNVVTDKYEDLLAAGVVDPTKVTRSALQHAASISGLLLTTECLIADLPEKKCSCGGGAPDMGGMGGMGGMM
- the groES gene encoding co-chaperone GroES; this encodes MATIKPLGQRVLIKRIEAEQKTAGGLFLPDTAKEKPQEAEVIAVGTGGRDDQGKLIEFTVKVGDRVLTSRYGGTDVKIDGVDYVIISETDILGIIG